A region of the Methanobacterium formicicum DSM 3637 genome:
ATAAATAAAAATATTAAAGATCTTTATGTAAGGTGGGTGTAAAATGAAAGTTAGTGACTTTATTGGAATGAAGGTAATCGATATTGAAGCCAAGGAAGTAGGGAAAGTAGAAGACCTGGCTGTCACAATAAAAGAATGTTTAGTTGAACAGATATTCATATCCACTGGATCTACTCTCAGTAAAAAATTTTTTGCTGTTAAAGAGAACGATGTAGCGGCTATAGGAGATTATGTTCAGTTAAAATTTAATGGGGAAACACTGGAGAATAAGGTCAAAGTGGACAAGCTTGATGATCTTGCTCCCAAGGAATCAAGATTCAAAAATTTGGAGGGAAAGGTGGTTCTTGCCAAGGAAGGTATGGAAATAGGTAAAATTCAGGACATGGTTATTAACCCCTCAGAATGCCTCATTAACAATGTAATCATCTCCATGGGCGGAACCTTCAACCGGAAACAGTTCCTGATCTCCAGCGATGATATTGCAGAAATTGGGGACTACATGATACTAAAGCTTTCCAAAGAACAGATTGAACAAATGGCTGTGGATTAAAACTCCCACTATTCTTTTTTTTATCATATACCTTTTATTTTTCTTGTGACTGTAAAGTTATTGGTGTTGATTTTTTTACCCGGTTTTAGATGTCTACTTTTTAATTTAGATAGCTTTGTATTCCTTATGGTTTTAAATTTTGGACTAAGCTAAAGATATGAATAAGATTGTAAAAAACAGGATAAACTTAAGGATATGCGAATTTCAGTTCTTCCATGTTAGTTAATCACCTTATTCTCTTGTTCTGAACCTCAAGATATCAAAACCCATCATAATTGCATTAAAATCATGAAAAACATCTACTGGAAGTTTTAAAACGATCTCATTGTCAACATACTCTATTTCAGGTGATTTATTGAGTTTAATACTATTATTATCAGCGTATATGTACTGAACGTGCCCATTCTTGGCCATTACATCCACTCGTTTAAAATCTTTTCCATTGTAAATGCGAAAATGGTAATTTATAATCAGATCCCTATTCGTTGCATTAGCAGCATCTATAATTATATAAACACTCTGGTTATCATGTAAAACAGCCCGTACTTCTGGTTCGTTGTCTTCTTGAGCAGCATGTGAATTATTATTCTTCAGTAAATATTCTGATGAGGAAAAAGCGGTTGTATTATTAGATAAAATTTTTTCATATGTTATAAAGTTGTATGATTTGTGAAATGAGATTAATCCATCTGTTTTATTGTCTGGAATTTGATCATTACTGTTTGAAATTGTATATGGTGATAAAACTGTATCATTTAAGGAATATATCGTTACATTAATTTTTTCTATTTTTAATGGGGGGTCAACGGCAAATAACTCATTAGATCTGATGAAAGATTTCAAGTATCCGCAGCTACCAGTTAATTGACTTTGATATGAGTCTATCGCTTTATATTTAGTATCAATTTCAGTTTGGTCCAATGGTAATACTAGCCACTGTTCATTTGTATCTAAATTTGAGGGGGGCAACAGACTCAGTTTAGGACTAAATAAAAGAGGAGAAGGCCAATTTGATCCACTGTGAACAATGTAGGTGTAATTCATACCACTATAATTAGTTTCCAATGCTGCATACCTTACAAAATTACCAGTTGCCCAGTGATCAGGGTGTTTATCTTCACTATCTGGATAAAGAATAATGTTTGGATGGAAATCAGTCATGATCTGTTCCAAATTCTGATTCACATTCTCACCAGAATAAGAAACATTAGGCTGGTAAGTAAAGTTATATATGGAATGATTCAACTTATTGAAGGCGTTATTACTTTGATAAGGGTTTTTAGAGTCCCAATTATCTTGCCACATGGATCTAAGACCGCCATCAGGATAACCCAAAAAAATAACGTTGCTCTGGTTGAGCCCTATTTTATTTAAAGCATTTAGAACTTCCATATGCCTTATGTTGGGTAAAGTTTCCGTGCGGTTTTTATCTTCAATTTTTTTCAGGTAATCTGAAAATTCCTTCCTACTGTCCGAGGCGCTGCCATCAGTCATGACCACCACTTCAACTGTGGCGTTTTTTTCCAAGGTTCTTTTAATCAATCCTGCTGCTGCTACAGATTCATCATCCGCATGTGGGGCAATAATTAAAATACGATCAGAAGAATGGATTTCAGGGAAATCACTGTAGTCTGTTGTTCCATCTGTGGAAAAAGACATATAAAATAAAAAAACAAAGGATAAAATAATGAATAACAATAAAAGGGGCACTAACTTACTAAAATTGAATTTAGGATCTCTAAAGCCCATGACAGCTTACTACTCCCTATTATTATATGAAGAAGTGTATTTTGATTGAATATTCCAGATTAGTACTATACTGCCTATAAGTATTTACTACTTTTATATTTAAAATTATTTAAATGATATTAAATAAGATTTAAATGAATATAATAACTATTTTATTGATATGTATTAATTGGGGCTGGTAGCTCAGGTGGGAGAGCGTTGCCTTCGCAAGGCAGAGGCCGCGGGTTCAAATCCCGCCCAGTCCATTTTTAGTTTGAAAAAATCAGCAATAAATTTATCCTAATTTTTTATCTTAAGTCAATTTTTATCAATTTTTCCAATCAATTTTTCCATATTTTGATTCATATCCATATTTTTATTTTAATATCAATATTT
Encoded here:
- a CDS encoding PIG-L deacetylase family protein; protein product: MGFRDPKFNFSKLVPLLLLFIILSFVFLFYMSFSTDGTTDYSDFPEIHSSDRILIIAPHADDESVAAAGLIKRTLEKNATVEVVVMTDGSASDSRKEFSDYLKKIEDKNRTETLPNIRHMEVLNALNKIGLNQSNVIFLGYPDGGLRSMWQDNWDSKNPYQSNNAFNKLNHSIYNFTYQPNVSYSGENVNQNLEQIMTDFHPNIILYPDSEDKHPDHWATGNFVRYAALETNYSGMNYTYIVHSGSNWPSPLLFSPKLSLLPPSNLDTNEQWLVLPLDQTEIDTKYKAIDSYQSQLTGSCGYLKSFIRSNELFAVDPPLKIEKINVTIYSLNDTVLSPYTISNSNDQIPDNKTDGLISFHKSYNFITYEKILSNNTTAFSSSEYLLKNNNSHAAQEDNEPEVRAVLHDNQSVYIIIDAANATNRDLIINYHFRIYNGKDFKRVDVMAKNGHVQYIYADNNSIKLNKSPEIEYVDNEIVLKLPVDVFHDFNAIMMGFDILRFRTRE
- a CDS encoding PRC-barrel domain-containing protein, giving the protein MKVSDFIGMKVIDIEAKEVGKVEDLAVTIKECLVEQIFISTGSTLSKKFFAVKENDVAAIGDYVQLKFNGETLENKVKVDKLDDLAPKESRFKNLEGKVVLAKEGMEIGKIQDMVINPSECLINNVIISMGGTFNRKQFLISSDDIAEIGDYMILKLSKEQIEQMAVD